The following are from one region of the Coffea eugenioides isolate CCC68of chromosome 2, Ceug_1.0, whole genome shotgun sequence genome:
- the LOC113761082 gene encoding uncharacterized protein LOC113761082, with translation MGVGISFLIGLKAATLFSLFTFMNNLGFKWFAIPFLYASLISFLVSIASHPSINLPMLLGKGSDGVFPIWSLIIFSPYLYFVRAFSALRRLRSGEAPYSEICEGVYVGGWPFSPDKLPPGNPAVIDCTCELPRKTELSGHAYLCIPTWDTRSPQPAEIESAVKWACRKRAQNSPIFIHCAYGHGRSVAVTCALLVALGVAEDWKNAEKLIKERRPYIRMNALHRKALEEWSKFRLSSPKRNDEIGLGSVILSSPSERS, from the exons ATGGGTGTGGGTATATCTTTCCTTATTGGACTAAAGGCAGCAACTTTATTCTCTCTCTTTACATTTATGAACAATCTTGGATTCAAATGGTTTGCTATACCCTTTTTATATGCATCTTTAATATCTTTCTTGGTTTCAATTGCTTCTCATCCGTCTATCAATCTCCCAATGCTTTTAGGGAAAGGCTCAGATGGGGTTTTTCCCATTTGGTCATTGATTATTTTCAGCCCGTATTTGTACTTCGTTAGAGCCTTCTCAGCATTGAGGAGGCTGAGAAGTGGTGAAGCGCCTTATAGTGAGATTTGTGAAGGTGTATATGTTGGAGGGTGGCCTTTTTCACCTGATAAATTGCCCCCTGGTAACCCTGCTGTTATTGATTGTACCTGTGAGTTGCCAAGAAAGACTGAGCTTTCAGGACATGCTTATTTGTGCATTCCAACTTGGGACACAAGGTCACCTCAGCCTGCGGAGATTGAGTCTGCTGTGAAGTGGGCTTGCAGAAAGAGGGCTCAGAATTCACCAATATTCATCCATTGTGCATATG GTCATGGAAGAAGTGTGGCAGTTACGTGTGCATTATTGGTAGCTCTTGGCGTTGCAGAGGATTGGAAAAATGCTGAGAAGTTAATTAAAGAAAGACGACCTTATATCCGAATGAATGCTCTACATCGCAAAGCGTTGGAAGAATGGTCTAAGTTTCGGCTGTCTTCACCTAAGAGAAATGATGAAATTGGTTTGGGATCTGTGATTCTGTCCAGTCCTTCAGAACGCTCTTGA
- the LOC113760520 gene encoding L-aminoadipate-semialdehyde dehydrogenase-phosphopantetheinyl transferase-like produces MELEKGVQRWIVDISKWNPSPDYFASVMSFLPQHEHSPITRFVKMEDRKRALVSRLLQYALVQQVLGIPYDEIIIRRTVEGKPYLEYDDKTGTFPNFNFNTSHDGNFVAIASEPVCLVGLDIANCSIPMKESVDKFIQNFLSYFSNLEWSDIMKADSSYDKLNRFYRYWCLKEAFVKAIGVGVGKRLDNVEFHHSDWNDIFVIVDGTEFNNWRFWLLEMGENHLVSIARGHPATATTNYRATLKQTEFGEKEYKLGLNLPSLHFMFRMVEDLLPVSIVACHHYMDRIDIVSEDGE; encoded by the exons atggAACTGGAAAAGGGTGTTCAGAGATGGATTGTAGACATCTCAAAGTGGAATCCTTCTCCAGATTACTTCGCCTCTGTGATGTCATTTCTTCCCCAGCACGAGCATTCTCCTATAACCAG GTTTGTGAAAATGGAAGACCGAAAAAGGGCGCTTGTAAGCAGGCTATTGCAGTACGCACTTGTGCAGCAGGTGCTGGGTATTCCATACGATGAAATTATCATCAGGCGAACGGTTGAGGGTAAACCCTATTTG GAATATGATGACAAGACCGGCACATTTCCAAATTTTAACTTTAACACTTCCCATGATGGCAATTTTGTGGCAATTGCTTCTGAACCTGTGTGCCTTGTTGGATTAGACATTGCTAATTGTTCTATTCCCATGAAAGAGTCAGTTGACAAGTTCATTCAGAACTTCTTATCGTACTTCTCAAATTTAGAATGGTCTGACATTATGAAAGCTGACTCCTCCTATGATAAGTTGAATAGGTTCTACAG ATACTGGTGTCTGAAGGAAGCATTTGTCAAGGCCATAGGTGTTGGTGTGGGGAAAAGGTTGGACAATGTTGAGTTTCATCATTCTGACTGGAATGACATATTTGTCATTGTTGATGGTACAGAATTCAACAATTGGAGATTTTGGCTTCTTGAAATGGGAGAAAATCATTTG GTATCTATTGCCAGGGGTCACCCAGCTACTGCCACCACAAATTACAGAGCAACCTTAAAACAGACAGAATTTGGTGAGAAAGAGTACAAACTGGGACTTAATCTTCCAAGTCTGCACTTCATGTTCCGAATGGTTGAAGACCTTTTACCAGTCTCCATTGTAGCTTGTCATCACTACATGGACCGGATAGACATAGTTTCTGAAGATGGAGAGTAA